The Podospora pseudopauciseta strain CBS 411.78 chromosome 2 map unlocalized CBS411.78m_2, whole genome shotgun sequence genome has a window encoding:
- a CDS encoding uncharacterized protein (EggNog:ENOG503NUQ9; COG:Q) gives MSFLSGTLLLFVAWLTWRVWKFTLSPLTRPNEPRELPYTIPFIGHAISLFMNSTAVLTKGWNKLSGDNRQPYALQAAGTFFYVISHPKHIAELSRNTQNFSFVEFSVDIVKATGMSPEGIAKTYNLDPDALDAKVDHFKHPMKDKHFEHLNRQLHTTQLSPSSQNNNLPSLDQTILSWLQNKLTIPNLQEYSLVQNDLEVNFYEFVNTVFIRAGENAFFGPALARNYPDVAHDFRIYDELHWRDLYLFPPFLAPELTAIKEKLTAQFKKYLALPKQERDKQNPSWFTPNFELALDKLEVGEQDKAVFFLMLYLATNTNTPKLLFWCLAHLLSSPATCLDKIRAEISPAFTGDELTDPSYLLTPGNCPTFEFFYLEVLRFRSHSVSARVVTADTVLPAPGSFLLRKGAKVLIPYRVFHFDETIFGKDAKFFKPERWESLPASARGVVRAFGGGKSICPGRYLAEREVKKAVALMIRRFDFEVLAEGGPGKWMPKGDDSRPGVGMMGIEKGGDFKVRVRKREVV, from the exons ATGTCGTTCTTGTCGGGCACGCTACTGCTATTCGTGGCTTGGCTAACGTGGCGTGTGTGGAAGTTCACGCTGTCACCTCTGACCAGGCCGAATGAGCCGAGAGAGCTGCCATACACAATTCCTT TCATTGGCCACGCAATTTCATTGTTCATGAACTCGACTGCTGTCTTGACAAAAGGATG GAACAAGCTGTCAGGCGATAACCGTCAGCCATATGCTCTCCAAGCAGCTGGAACATTCTTCTACGTCATATCTCACCCTAAACACATAGCCGAGCTGTCCAGGAACACGCAAAACTTCTCCTTTGTCGAGTTTTCAGTCGACATTGTCAAAGCCACCGGCATGAGCCCCGAGGGCATTGCGAAAACCTATAACCTCGACCCAGATGCTCTCGATGCCAAAGTCGACCATTTCAAGCACCCTATGAAGGACAAGCATTTCGAGCATCTCAACCGCCAGCTGCATACCACGCAACTATCTCCGAGTTCACAGAACAACAATTTACCCTCCCTCGATCAGACCATTCTCTCATGGCTACAGAACAAGTTGACTATCCCAAATCTCCAAGAGTATTCCCTGGTTCAGAATGACCTTGAGGTCAATTTCTATGAGTTCGTCAATACGGTCTTCATCCGCGCAGGCGAGAATGCGTTTTTTGGTCCCGCCCTTGCCAGAAACTACCCCGACGTGGCCCACGACTTTCGGATCTACGACGAACTCCACTGGAGAGACCTGTATCTGTTTCCTCCGTTCTTGGCTCCAGAATTGACCGCAATTAAGGAGAAATTGACAGCGCAGTTCAAAAAATATCTGGCCCTGCCCAAACAGGAGAGAGACAAGCAAAACCCAAGCTGGTTCACCCCCAATTTTGAACTCGCTCTAGACAAGCTAGAAGTAGGCGAGCAAGACAAGGCGGTTTTCTTCCTGATGCTCTATCTTGC aacaaacaccaacacccccaagcTACTCTTCTGGTGCCTCGCccatctcctctcctctccggCAACCTGCCTCGACAAAATCCGCGCTGAAATCAGCCCGGCATTCACAGGCGATGAGCTGACCGACCCTTCCtacctcctcaccccagGGAACTGTCCCACCTTTGAGTTCTTCTATCTCGAAGTCCTCCGCTTCAGAAGCCACTCCGTTTCCGCCCGCGTCGTAACAGCTGACACCGTCCTTCCTGCCCCTGGCTCGTTTCTCTTGCGCAAGGGGGCAAAGGTGTTGATCCCGTACAGGGTGTTTCACTTTGATGAGACCATCTTTGGGAAGGATGCCAAGTTTTTCAAGCCGGAGAGGTGGGAAAGCTTGCCGGCGTCggcgaggggggtggtgagggctTTTGGTGGGGGAAAGAGTATCTGCCCGGGGAGGTACTTGgccgagagggaggtgaagaaggcggtGGCGTTGATGATAAGGAGGTTTGACTTTGAG